One genomic window of Evansella cellulosilytica DSM 2522 includes the following:
- the purM gene encoding phosphoribosylformylglycinamidine cyclo-ligase codes for MSKAYESAGVNIEAGYEGVRRIKKHVESTKRPEVLGSLGSFGGLFDLSSFTYKEPVLVSGTDGVGTKLLIAQEMGKHDTIGIDAVAMCVNDIIVQGASPLFFLDYLALGVNDPEVVEQVVSGIAEGCRQSGAALIGGETAEMPGLYKPEEYDVAGFVVGIAEKSQLFDPTNVAAGDVLIGITSSGVHSNGFSLVRKIVAEQGLSWSDPFGDSGKSIGEVFIEPTRIYVKTLKPFLSNGLVKAAAHITGGGLIENVPRMLPEGLGAEINVDAWELPQVFQWLKEKGNLTAIDLYETFNAGIGLVLTVKASDADEVIKTLTENGESPKVIGEVVTGTGVTFKGEGVS; via the coding sequence ATGTCAAAAGCTTATGAATCAGCCGGTGTAAATATCGAAGCAGGCTACGAAGGAGTTCGTCGTATAAAAAAGCATGTAGAATCAACAAAACGACCAGAAGTCCTTGGTTCTCTCGGAAGCTTTGGAGGATTGTTTGACCTTTCTTCCTTTACTTATAAAGAGCCAGTACTTGTATCAGGAACAGATGGTGTTGGAACGAAGCTCCTCATTGCCCAAGAGATGGGGAAGCACGATACAATCGGAATCGATGCAGTTGCCATGTGTGTAAATGATATTATCGTTCAAGGGGCATCTCCGTTATTTTTCTTAGATTATTTAGCGCTTGGTGTGAATGATCCTGAAGTAGTTGAGCAAGTTGTTTCAGGCATTGCGGAGGGCTGTCGTCAATCAGGAGCAGCGCTTATTGGTGGAGAAACTGCGGAAATGCCAGGTCTTTATAAACCAGAGGAATATGATGTGGCAGGATTTGTTGTTGGTATTGCAGAAAAAAGTCAATTGTTTGATCCAACAAATGTTGCAGCAGGAGATGTTTTGATCGGTATTACATCATCAGGTGTACACAGTAACGGTTTTTCACTCGTCCGTAAAATAGTAGCTGAACAAGGCTTGTCTTGGAGCGATCCATTTGGAGATTCGGGTAAATCGATTGGAGAAGTGTTTATTGAACCGACACGTATTTACGTCAAAACGCTAAAACCGTTTTTATCTAATGGCTTGGTGAAGGCAGCAGCGCATATTACTGGTGGTGGTCTTATCGAAAATGTGCCGCGTATGCTTCCAGAAGGACTAGGTGCGGAAATTAATGTCGACGCTTGGGAGTTACCGCAAGTATTTCAATGGTTAAAGGAAAAGGGTAACTTAACTGCTATCGATTTGTATGAAACGTTTAACGCGGGCATTGGTCTTGTGTTAACGGTTAAAGCTTCTGATGCAGATGAAGTAATAAAGACACTGACAGAAAACGGTGAATCTCCAAAGGTAATCGGTGAAGTTGTAACAGGCACTGGTGTAACGTTTAAAGGAGAGGGCGTATCATGA
- the purS gene encoding phosphoribosylformylglycinamidine synthase subunit PurS — translation MYEVKVFVSLKEAVLDPQGAAVKGSLHHLGFEGVEEVRIGKVMTLRIESTADKIEAEVKEMCEKLLANPVIEDYRFEIEEVVSQ, via the coding sequence ATGTATGAAGTAAAAGTATTTGTCTCATTAAAAGAAGCGGTATTAGATCCACAAGGAGCAGCGGTGAAAGGTTCTTTACATCACTTAGGTTTTGAAGGAGTAGAGGAAGTTAGAATCGGAAAAGTAATGACGCTTCGCATCGAAAGCACAGCGGATAAAATTGAAGCGGAAGTAAAGGAAATGTGTGAAAAGCTATTAGCGAATCCAGTTATTGAAGATTATCGTTTTGAAATTGAGGAGGTAGTTTCTCAATGA
- the purQ gene encoding phosphoribosylformylglycinamidine synthase subunit PurQ: protein MKFAVIVFPGSNCDLDMYHAVKDELGVEAEYVWHDETSLEGFDGVLLPGGFSYGDYLRCGAIARFSPIMDAVIQAANEGKPVLGVCNGFQILLEAGLLPGAMRRNKNLKFICRPVQLVVENNETLFTNGYAKGQEITIPVAHGEGNYYCDDDLLQKLVANKQIVFSYQSDVNGSVNDIAGITNEAGNVLGMMPHPERAVDSLLGSDDGLTLFKSILSHWRERNAITS, encoded by the coding sequence ATGAAGTTTGCAGTAATCGTCTTTCCAGGCTCCAACTGTGACTTAGACATGTATCATGCAGTAAAGGATGAACTTGGTGTTGAAGCAGAGTATGTATGGCATGACGAAACGAGCTTAGAAGGCTTTGATGGTGTGTTGTTACCAGGAGGATTCTCATATGGGGATTATCTTCGTTGTGGAGCAATTGCTCGTTTTTCACCAATAATGGATGCTGTCATTCAAGCAGCAAACGAAGGAAAGCCAGTACTTGGCGTATGTAATGGATTCCAAATTCTTTTAGAAGCAGGTCTTTTACCAGGGGCGATGCGTCGAAATAAAAACTTGAAATTCATTTGTCGTCCTGTTCAGTTAGTAGTAGAGAACAACGAAACGCTTTTTACAAATGGTTATGCAAAAGGGCAAGAGATTACAATCCCAGTTGCTCATGGTGAAGGAAATTACTATTGCGACGATGACTTGCTACAGAAACTAGTTGCTAATAAACAAATCGTTTTTTCATATCAATCAGATGTAAATGGATCTGTAAATGACATTGCAGGTATTACGAACGAGGCAGGAAATGTACTTGGCATGATGCCTCACCCTGAAAGAGCAGTCGATTCATTACTAGGATCAGATGACGGATTAACTTTATTTAAATCGATTTTAAGCCATTGGAGGGAACGAAATGCAATTACTTCATGA
- the purB gene encoding adenylosuccinate lyase, with protein sequence MIERYTRPEMGAIWTEENRFQAWLEVEIQACEAWAELGDIPKEDVKKIRENAGFNVDRIKEIEEETRHDVVAFTRAVSETLGEERKWVHYGLTSTDVVDTALSYLLRQANEIIEKDLINFINILKDKAKEHKMTVMMGRTHGVHAEPTTFGLKLALWYEEMKRNLERFRAAAETVRVGKISGAVGTYANIDPFVEKYVCEGLGLEASPISTQTLQRDRHAHYVATLSLIASSIEKMAVEVRALQKSETREVEEFFAKGQKGSSAMPHKRNPIGSENMTGLARVLRGHVVTAYENVALWHERDISHSSAERVILPDATIMINYMLNRFGNIVKNLTVFPDNMKRNMDRTYGLIYSQRVLLTLIDKGMAREEAYDLVQPKAMEAWEKAVPFRSLVEANEQIMSHLSKEELDDCFDYHHHLKHVDTIFDRLGLN encoded by the coding sequence ATGATTGAACGTTATACACGACCTGAAATGGGTGCTATTTGGACAGAGGAAAATCGTTTTCAAGCGTGGTTAGAGGTTGAGATTCAAGCTTGTGAGGCGTGGGCGGAGCTTGGTGATATACCGAAAGAGGACGTAAAGAAAATTAGAGAAAATGCAGGCTTTAACGTTGATAGAATTAAAGAGATTGAAGAAGAAACAAGACACGATGTAGTTGCTTTTACACGTGCTGTATCTGAAACGTTAGGGGAAGAACGTAAATGGGTGCATTACGGTTTAACATCAACAGACGTTGTTGATACGGCATTATCATATTTACTTCGACAAGCAAATGAGATTATTGAAAAGGATTTAATTAATTTTATCAACATATTGAAGGATAAAGCAAAAGAGCACAAAATGACAGTCATGATGGGGCGCACACATGGTGTACATGCAGAGCCTACAACTTTTGGTTTAAAACTAGCACTATGGTATGAAGAAATGAAGCGAAACTTAGAACGTTTCCGAGCGGCTGCTGAGACCGTGCGAGTAGGTAAAATTTCTGGGGCGGTTGGAACGTATGCAAACATTGATCCGTTCGTAGAGAAATATGTATGTGAAGGTCTTGGTTTAGAAGCATCACCGATTTCTACACAAACTTTACAACGCGATCGCCATGCGCATTACGTGGCAACACTTTCATTAATTGCTTCCTCTATTGAGAAAATGGCAGTGGAAGTACGTGCATTACAAAAAAGTGAAACACGTGAAGTGGAAGAGTTTTTTGCAAAAGGTCAGAAAGGTTCTTCGGCAATGCCGCATAAGCGAAACCCAATTGGTTCAGAAAATATGACAGGTCTTGCTCGTGTATTGAGAGGTCATGTTGTAACAGCATATGAGAACGTTGCTTTATGGCATGAGAGAGATATTTCTCACTCTTCAGCAGAGCGTGTCATCTTACCAGATGCGACTATTATGATTAACTACATGCTTAATCGTTTTGGTAACATCGTCAAAAATTTAACGGTATTCCCTGACAATATGAAGCGCAACATGGATAGAACGTACGGTTTAATTTACTCCCAACGAGTTCTTTTAACGCTTATAGATAAAGGGATGGCTAGAGAAGAAGCATACGATTTAGTGCAACCGAAGGCGATGGAAGCGTGGGAAAAGGCTGTACCATTCCGTTCATTAGTGGAAGCGAATGAGCAAATTATGAGCCACTTATCTAAGGAAGAGCTAGATGATTGCTTTGATTATCACCATCATTTAAAACACGTCGATACAATCTTTGATCGTCTAGGATTAAATTAG
- the purC gene encoding phosphoribosylaminoimidazolesuccinocarboxamide synthase, whose protein sequence is MQKGACLYEGKAKRIYKTETPGVLWVEYKDDATAFNGEKKDVLTGKGRLNNEISSLIFTQLKQEGIDSHFIERLSSNEQLIKEVEIVPIEVVVRNVAAGSLVKRLGIERATAFNPPIVEFYYKDDALGDPIITDEHVRVMNLASKEEVDQLKDMALQVNEHLKQMFKKVGIQLVDFKLEFGRDQTGAILLADEISPDTCRLWDEETGESFDKDLFRFQLGNLQDGYETILTRLGGLK, encoded by the coding sequence TTGCAAAAAGGAGCTTGTCTTTACGAAGGAAAAGCAAAAAGAATCTATAAAACCGAAACCCCAGGTGTACTATGGGTGGAATATAAGGATGATGCTACAGCCTTTAACGGAGAGAAAAAAGATGTACTTACTGGCAAAGGGCGATTAAATAACGAAATCAGTTCTCTCATTTTTACACAGTTGAAGCAAGAAGGGATTGATAGTCACTTTATTGAGAGATTATCAAGTAATGAGCAATTAATAAAAGAAGTAGAAATCGTTCCTATTGAAGTAGTTGTTCGCAATGTGGCAGCTGGTAGTCTAGTAAAAAGGCTCGGAATTGAACGCGCAACGGCTTTTAACCCTCCAATAGTAGAGTTTTATTATAAAGATGATGCGCTAGGTGATCCTATCATTACAGATGAACATGTACGGGTCATGAATTTAGCTAGTAAAGAAGAGGTAGACCAGCTAAAAGATATGGCACTACAAGTCAATGAACACCTTAAACAGATGTTTAAAAAGGTCGGCATTCAATTAGTAGACTTTAAGCTGGAATTCGGTAGAGACCAAACAGGTGCGATTTTACTAGCAGATGAGATTTCTCCGGATACGTGCCGTTTATGGGATGAGGAAACAGGGGAATCATTCGATAAAGATTTATTTAGATTTCAGCTAGGAAACTTGCAAGACGGCTATGAAACAATCTTAACTCGACTAGGAGGACTTAAATAA
- the purK gene encoding 5-(carboxyamino)imidazole ribonucleotide synthase, translating to MMANWIKPGSTVGILGGGQLGRMMALSAREMGYRVAVLEPTPDSPCGQVADIQIKTAYNDHEGAKKLAENCDVLTYEFENIDASTANWLEENMYLPQGSKLLSITQDRITEKATIASFDIPVVPYRTVDTLVELKSAVEQLHLPAVLKTARGGYDGKGQRVIKQMEDVSAAWEELAGKGPFVLESWLEFEKEISVIVTRSVHGETTTFPIAENIHQNNILHQSIVPARMNSKLEKEAVTIATHLADSLELVGTLAVEMFVGSDGLLYVNELAPRPHNSGHYTINACVTSQFEQHIRAVCGWPLGSTELVKSVVMVNILGEHMPKVMENVTDLKGAKLHLYGKSEAKIGRKMGHVNVLGDNVETILEQIERSPIWK from the coding sequence ATGATGGCGAACTGGATTAAGCCTGGTAGCACGGTAGGGATCCTAGGGGGAGGCCAGTTAGGAAGAATGATGGCCCTCTCTGCACGAGAAATGGGCTACCGTGTTGCAGTGTTAGAACCAACACCTGATTCCCCATGTGGTCAAGTTGCTGATATTCAAATTAAAACAGCGTATAACGATCATGAAGGTGCAAAAAAGCTGGCAGAAAATTGTGATGTGCTGACTTATGAGTTTGAAAACATCGATGCAAGCACAGCGAACTGGTTAGAAGAAAATATGTATTTACCGCAAGGAAGTAAGCTTTTATCGATTACACAAGACCGTATTACTGAAAAGGCAACGATTGCTTCCTTCGACATTCCAGTAGTACCTTATCGTACTGTTGACACGCTAGTAGAATTAAAAAGTGCTGTTGAACAATTGCATTTGCCAGCTGTGCTAAAAACAGCTAGAGGTGGCTATGACGGGAAAGGTCAAAGGGTAATAAAGCAAATGGAAGATGTATCAGCAGCTTGGGAAGAGTTAGCTGGAAAAGGACCATTTGTTTTAGAATCTTGGCTAGAATTTGAAAAAGAAATCTCAGTGATTGTGACGAGAAGTGTTCACGGAGAAACAACAACTTTTCCGATAGCTGAAAACATACATCAAAATAATATATTACATCAGTCAATAGTGCCAGCAAGAATGAATAGTAAGCTAGAGAAAGAAGCTGTTACAATAGCAACGCATTTAGCTGATTCTCTTGAATTAGTAGGGACGTTAGCTGTTGAAATGTTTGTAGGTTCAGATGGTTTGCTTTATGTAAACGAGTTAGCACCGAGGCCACATAATTCTGGACACTATACGATCAATGCTTGTGTTACTTCTCAATTTGAACAGCATATTCGTGCTGTATGTGGCTGGCCGTTAGGTAGCACCGAATTAGTTAAATCAGTCGTAATGGTTAACATATTAGGAGAGCATATGCCAAAGGTGATGGAGAACGTCACAGATCTTAAAGGAGCAAAGCTTCATTTATATGGCAAATCCGAAGCAAAAATCGGCAGAAAAATGGGCCATGTCAATGTTCTAGGCGATAATGTAGAGACAATATTAGAACAAATAGAGCGATCACCAATTTGGAAATAA
- the purL gene encoding phosphoribosylformylglycinamidine synthase subunit PurL produces MQLLHEPSPQMIKDERIYAEMGVTDEEFRMVENILGRLPNYTEIGLFSVMWSEHCSYKNSKVVLKKFPTTGEKVLQGPGEGAGIIDIGDEQAVVFKIESHNHPSAIEPYQGAATGVGGIIRDIFSMGARPVGLLNSLRFGELETPRVKYLFEEVVAGIAGYGNCIGIPTVGGEIQFDPCYDGNPLVNAMCVGLIDHKDIQKGQAKGVGNSVIYVGASTGRDGIHGATFASEELSEASEAKRPAVQVGDPFMEKLLLEACLEAIQNDALVGIQDMGAAGLTSSSAEMASKAGSGIEMDLDKVPQREKGMTAYEMMLSESQERMLLVVEAGREQEMIDIFERWGLEAVVVGKVTDDKKLRLLHKGEVVADVPVDSLAEDAPVYHKPSKEPAYYSQFQNEAPFKPAVADMKETLAQLLAQPTIASKEWVYDQYDYMVRTNTVVAPGSDAAVLRIRDTEKAIAMTTDCNSRYIYLDPYVGGQIAIAEAARNLVCSGAKPLGVTDCLNYGSPEKPEIFWQLEKSTDGLSNACEVLETPVIGGNVSLYNETNGVAVYPTPVIGMVGLVENVDHITKQQFQQAGDLIYVIGEAGDDFGGSELQKLQKGAISGKAPAIDLSVEKARQDQVLAAIQAGTVSSAHDLAEGGFLVALAECTFGTQLGAKVTLQGEDVVKESFAETPSRYIITVAKDNQSAFEALIPDATLVGEVTKEATLTVQDQAGKSVLTEEVSKLEDTWRGAISCLLK; encoded by the coding sequence ATGCAATTACTTCATGAGCCATCTCCACAGATGATTAAAGATGAGCGCATTTACGCAGAAATGGGAGTAACAGATGAAGAGTTTCGCATGGTAGAAAATATTTTAGGGCGTCTACCTAACTATACAGAAATTGGTCTTTTCTCTGTTATGTGGTCGGAGCACTGCAGCTACAAAAACTCTAAAGTCGTATTGAAAAAATTCCCGACAACAGGTGAAAAAGTGTTACAGGGACCTGGTGAAGGTGCTGGAATCATTGATATTGGAGACGAGCAAGCAGTCGTTTTCAAAATCGAAAGTCATAATCATCCATCCGCAATTGAGCCGTATCAAGGGGCTGCAACTGGTGTAGGTGGTATCATTCGTGACATCTTTTCCATGGGTGCTCGTCCAGTAGGTCTATTAAACTCGTTACGTTTCGGAGAATTAGAGACGCCTAGAGTGAAGTATTTATTTGAAGAGGTAGTTGCAGGTATCGCTGGGTACGGTAACTGTATCGGTATTCCAACAGTCGGTGGAGAGATCCAATTTGACCCTTGTTACGACGGTAATCCATTAGTGAATGCGATGTGCGTAGGGTTAATTGACCATAAAGATATCCAAAAGGGGCAAGCAAAAGGGGTAGGCAACTCTGTCATTTATGTTGGTGCAAGCACTGGACGCGATGGTATTCACGGAGCAACGTTTGCATCCGAGGAGTTAAGTGAAGCTTCTGAAGCGAAGCGCCCTGCTGTTCAAGTAGGAGATCCATTTATGGAGAAGCTTCTTCTTGAAGCATGTCTTGAAGCGATCCAAAACGATGCGCTTGTTGGTATTCAGGACATGGGTGCTGCTGGTCTTACTTCTTCCTCCGCAGAAATGGCTAGTAAAGCTGGCTCTGGAATTGAAATGGATTTAGATAAAGTACCACAACGTGAAAAAGGGATGACGGCATATGAAATGATGCTTTCAGAGTCACAAGAAAGAATGCTCCTTGTTGTGGAAGCGGGTCGTGAGCAAGAAATGATCGATATTTTTGAGCGTTGGGGCTTAGAAGCGGTTGTTGTAGGGAAAGTGACGGATGATAAAAAGCTTCGTCTCCTTCATAAAGGGGAAGTTGTAGCGGACGTTCCTGTTGATTCTTTAGCAGAGGATGCGCCTGTATATCATAAGCCTTCTAAAGAGCCTGCTTACTATAGTCAATTCCAAAATGAAGCGCCTTTCAAACCTGCAGTAGCAGATATGAAGGAAACGTTAGCACAATTATTAGCACAACCAACCATTGCTAGTAAAGAGTGGGTTTATGACCAATACGATTACATGGTTAGAACGAATACAGTAGTCGCACCTGGTTCGGATGCTGCTGTTCTTCGTATTCGTGATACGGAAAAAGCAATTGCAATGACAACAGATTGTAATTCTCGTTATATATATTTAGATCCATACGTAGGTGGACAAATTGCTATTGCCGAGGCAGCTAGAAATCTCGTCTGTTCAGGAGCAAAGCCACTTGGCGTTACGGATTGTTTAAACTATGGTAGCCCTGAAAAACCAGAAATTTTCTGGCAGCTAGAAAAGTCTACAGACGGATTAAGCAATGCTTGTGAAGTGCTCGAAACACCAGTAATTGGTGGGAACGTATCTTTATATAACGAAACAAATGGAGTTGCAGTATATCCAACACCTGTTATTGGGATGGTAGGTCTTGTAGAAAACGTAGATCACATTACGAAGCAGCAATTCCAACAAGCTGGAGATTTAATTTATGTCATTGGTGAGGCTGGAGATGACTTCGGTGGAAGTGAGCTACAAAAGCTTCAAAAAGGTGCTATTTCTGGAAAAGCGCCAGCTATTGACCTGTCTGTTGAAAAAGCGCGTCAAGATCAAGTTTTAGCTGCTATTCAAGCTGGAACAGTATCTTCTGCCCACGATTTAGCAGAAGGTGGTTTTTTAGTCGCATTAGCAGAATGTACTTTCGGTACTCAGTTAGGTGCAAAAGTGACTTTACAAGGTGAGGATGTAGTGAAGGAGAGCTTTGCTGAAACGCCTTCCAGATATATTATTACGGTTGCAAAAGATAATCAGTCAGCTTTTGAAGCGTTGATTCCTGATGCAACACTTGTTGGTGAAGTAACGAAAGAAGCGACGCTCACTGTTCAAGATCAAGCAGGTAAATCTGTATTAACAGAAGAAGTATCAAAACTCGAAGACACATGGAGAGGTGCCATTTCATGTTTGCTGAAATAA
- the purE gene encoding 5-(carboxyamino)imidazole ribonucleotide mutase, which produces MTAKVGVIMGSTSDWETMKHTTETLDELGVAYEKKVVSAHRTPDYMFEYAEAAQGRGIQVIIAGAGGAAHLPGMVAAKTHLPVIGVPVQSKALNGMDSLLSIVQMPAGVPVATVAIGKAGATNAALLAAQQLAVHDEQLRQRLEERREAKRKDVLENGELI; this is translated from the coding sequence ATGACAGCTAAAGTTGGAGTCATCATGGGATCTACATCTGATTGGGAAACGATGAAGCATACTACTGAAACGTTAGATGAACTAGGAGTTGCCTATGAAAAAAAAGTAGTTTCTGCTCATCGTACGCCAGATTACATGTTTGAATATGCAGAAGCAGCACAAGGAAGAGGAATTCAGGTGATAATCGCAGGTGCTGGAGGCGCTGCTCATTTACCAGGAATGGTTGCTGCTAAAACGCACCTTCCGGTTATTGGCGTTCCTGTTCAATCGAAAGCATTAAATGGTATGGATTCACTATTATCAATTGTCCAAATGCCTGCTGGCGTTCCAGTAGCTACCGTTGCGATTGGAAAAGCTGGTGCAACCAATGCGGCGTTATTAGCGGCGCAGCAACTTGCAGTACATGATGAACAACTGAGACAACGTTTAGAAGAACGAAGAGAAGCAAAAAGAAAAGATGTACTTGAAAATGGAGAATTGATATGA
- the purN gene encoding phosphoribosylglycinamide formyltransferase, which translates to MMNLGVFASGSGSNFEAIMEAVKSGAVAGKVQLLVCDKEDAYAIKRAENHGVPVFTYQPKVFASKEAYETEILRQLQAYNVELIVLAGYMRLIGSTLLSAFEHRIVNIHPSLLPAFPGLDAIGQAFDAKVKVSGVTVHYVDAGMDTGPIIAQEAIHIEDGDTKEDVQRKIQQVEHQLYPKTIQGVIEQITRGV; encoded by the coding sequence ATCATGAATCTCGGAGTGTTTGCTTCTGGAAGTGGAAGTAACTTTGAAGCGATAATGGAAGCAGTAAAGAGTGGGGCAGTTGCCGGGAAAGTACAGCTTCTCGTTTGTGATAAGGAGGATGCTTATGCCATTAAGCGTGCTGAAAATCACGGTGTACCTGTTTTCACATACCAACCAAAAGTATTCGCTTCAAAGGAAGCATATGAAACAGAAATTTTAAGGCAGCTTCAAGCATATAACGTTGAGTTGATTGTTTTAGCAGGCTATATGAGGCTGATTGGCTCCACGTTACTGTCTGCCTTTGAACATAGAATAGTCAACATTCATCCTTCGTTATTACCCGCATTCCCTGGATTAGATGCTATCGGACAGGCATTTGATGCAAAGGTAAAGGTTAGTGGTGTAACGGTGCATTATGTAGATGCGGGTATGGATACTGGTCCGATCATCGCCCAAGAGGCGATTCACATAGAAGATGGAGATACGAAAGAGGACGTACAACGAAAAATCCAGCAAGTTGAGCATCAACTGTATCCGAAAACGATACAAGGTGTTATCGAACAAATAACAAGGGGCGTGTAA
- the purF gene encoding amidophosphoribosyltransferase has product MFAEIKGLNEECGVFGVWGHKDPAPIAYYGLHSLQHRGQEGAGIVVSDGEKLKAHKGMGLVNDVFGKGEINDMHGKGAIGHVRYTTAGDSNLLNVQPFVFNSQTGSLALAHNGNLVNANALKHQLERQGSIFQTTSDTEVVAHLIKRSGYDTIEERIKNALTMIKGAYAFIFMIEGKMMAALDPNGLRPLSIARLGDGYAISSETCAFDIIGAEYLREVEPGELVIIDDDGLRSERFSSSPKRAICSMEYVYFARPDSNVDEINVHQARKNLGKQLAEEQPVEADVVTGVPDSSISAAIGYAEQAGIPYELGLIKNRYVGRTFIQPSQELREQGVKMKLSAVRGVVEGKRVVMIDDSIVRGTTSRRIVKLLREAGALEVHVRISAPPITNPCFYGIDTSTKGELIASVKTVEEIREEIGADSLSFLSVEGLQKGIGRSPEMENHGQCLACFTGSYPTEIYPETDHPQEKC; this is encoded by the coding sequence ATGTTTGCTGAAATAAAAGGTTTAAACGAAGAATGCGGGGTATTCGGTGTTTGGGGTCATAAAGACCCTGCACCGATTGCCTATTATGGCCTTCATAGTCTTCAACATCGAGGCCAAGAAGGTGCTGGAATTGTCGTTAGTGATGGAGAAAAGCTAAAAGCCCATAAAGGGATGGGGCTTGTAAATGATGTATTTGGTAAAGGTGAGATTAACGATATGCATGGTAAGGGTGCAATCGGCCATGTTCGTTATACGACAGCAGGCGATAGTAACCTATTAAACGTACAGCCATTTGTTTTTAACTCGCAAACTGGCAGTCTTGCACTTGCGCACAATGGAAATCTAGTAAATGCGAATGCGTTAAAGCACCAGCTTGAAAGACAAGGGAGCATTTTTCAAACGACTTCTGATACTGAGGTTGTAGCACACTTAATTAAGCGAAGTGGCTATGACACGATCGAAGAAAGAATTAAAAATGCATTAACGATGATTAAAGGTGCGTATGCGTTTATTTTTATGATTGAAGGTAAGATGATGGCAGCGTTAGACCCGAACGGACTTCGACCGCTTTCGATTGCTCGTTTAGGTGATGGATATGCTATTTCATCTGAAACATGTGCCTTTGATATTATTGGTGCGGAATATTTACGTGAGGTAGAGCCAGGGGAGCTAGTGATAATCGATGATGACGGGCTTAGAAGTGAAAGGTTTTCTTCTTCACCTAAGCGTGCGATTTGCTCTATGGAGTACGTTTACTTTGCACGTCCAGATAGTAACGTCGATGAAATAAACGTACACCAAGCACGAAAAAATTTAGGGAAACAGCTAGCTGAAGAGCAGCCTGTAGAAGCAGACGTCGTAACAGGTGTTCCTGATTCTAGTATTTCTGCAGCCATTGGATATGCTGAGCAGGCTGGTATTCCATATGAATTAGGATTAATTAAAAACCGTTATGTTGGAAGAACGTTCATTCAGCCATCACAGGAGCTTCGTGAGCAAGGGGTAAAAATGAAGCTATCTGCTGTTCGTGGAGTTGTTGAAGGGAAACGAGTAGTCATGATTGATGATTCCATCGTAAGGGGAACGACAAGTCGTCGTATCGTAAAGCTACTGCGTGAGGCGGGAGCTTTGGAGGTTCACGTTAGAATTAGTGCGCCACCAATTACAAATCCTTGCTTTTACGGCATTGATACATCAACAAAAGGTGAGTTAATTGCCTCTGTAAAAACAGTAGAAGAAATTCGTGAGGAAATCGGAGCAGACTCCTTATCCTTCTTAAGTGTAGAAGGTTTACAAAAAGGGATTGGGCGTTCACCAGAGATGGAGAATCATGGCCAATGCTTAGCTTGCTTCACAGGAAGCTACCCTACTGAAATATATCCAGAAACTGATCATCCACAAGAAAAATGTTAA